TCCTCGAGAGAAGGCTTCAGACGATAGTTTACAAGAAGGGACTCGCCAGGACCATCAAGCAGGCCAGACAGCTCATAGTCCACGGCCACATCGAGGTCAACGGCCAGATAATCCGCTCACCCGGCTACCTCGTCCTCCGCGAGGAGGAGGACACCATCACCTACTCCAAGAACTCTCCCTTCGCGAAGGAATCTCACCCGGAGAGAATGGTTATCGAACAGGCCAAGCAGGGTGGTGAGGCATGAGCGAGGAAACCCAGCAGCAGGTTAACCTTAAGAAGAAGGAGAAGTGGGGAGTTGCCCACATTTACTCCTCCTACAACAACACCATCATCCACATCACCGACCTCACCGGGGCCGAGACCGTCTCCAGGTGGAGCGGTGGTATGGTCGTCAAGGCCGACAGGGACGAGCCCTCTCCGTACGCGGCTATGATTGCCGCCAAGAGGGCCGCTGAAGAGGCTATGGAGAAGGGCTTCGTCGGTGTTCACATCAAGGTTCGCGCCCCCGGAGGAAGCAAGAGCAAGACCCCTGGACCCGGTGCTCAGGCGGCAATCAGGGCCCTCGCGAGGGCCGGCCTCAGAATCGGCAGGGTGGAAGACGTTACCCCGATACCGCACGACGGAACCAGGCCCAAGGGCGGTAGGCGCGGTAGGCGCGTCTGACCTCTACAACTTCTTTTTTGGTGATGCAAATGGAGCCGAAGTTTGAAATTCTTGAAAAGAGGGAGGACTCGATAAAGTTCATCGTTAGCGGCATAGACGTCGCCTTTGCCAACGCCCTTAGAAGGACTATTTTGGCCGACGTCCCGACCTTTGCCGTTGACGAGGTCGAGTTCTTCGAGAACGACTCCGCTTTATTCGACGAGATAATCGCCCATAGGTTGGCCATGATTCCTCTCACGACTCCTGTCGAGAGGTTCTCGCTCGACGCGCTTGAACTCGACGACTACACCGTTACTCTCTCACTCGAGGCAGAGGGGCCCGGTATGGTTTACTCCGGCGACCTCAAGAGCAGTGACGAGGGAATCAAACCCGCGAACCCGAACATTCCGATAGTCAAGCTCGCCGAGGGGCAGAAGCTCACGCTCAACGCCTACGCCAAGCTCGGTCGCGGAAAGGACCACGCCAAGTGGCAGCCGGGCTTCGTCTACTACAAGTACCTGACGAAAATCCACGTTAGCAAGGACGTTCCCGACTGGGAAGAGCTCAAGGAGCTCGCCGAGAGGCGCGGTTTACCTGTTGAGGAGAAGAAGGACGAGATAGTCATAACCACCACCAAGGCCTTCTACCTGCCGAGGAAGTTCGAGGCCTACGAGGGCGAGAAGATTAGGGAAGAAGTAGTGCCTGGAACGTTCGTCTTTACAGTGGAAACAAACGGAGAGCTCCCCGTTGAGGAAATCGTGAGCATAGCGCTCAAGATACTCATGAGGAAGAGCGATAGATTTATAAACGAACTCCATAAATTAGCCGACTGACGCGGGGGTAGCCGAGCCTGGCCAAAGGCGCGGGATTCAGGGTCCCGTCCCGTAGGGGTTCCGGGGTTCAAATCCCCGCCCCCGCACCATAACGCTCACCCCGTCCACCTGTCGGTTTCCCTGCGAGAGCGTTGAGGAGGTATGTTCATGGTCAAGAGAACCGGTCCCACCGACATCAACCTGAGAAGGCTCATTCGGGCACTCAGGAAGAAGTCGAACGAAGAGGGAGTTAAGATTTGGAAGGACATCGCTTGGCGCCTTGAGAGGCCGAGAAGGCAGAGGGCTGAAGTCAACGTCAGCAAGATAAACCGCTACACCAAGGAGGGCGACACCGTAATCGTTCCGGGAAGCGTCCTCGGTGCAGGAAAGCTCGAGCACAAGGTCACCGTTGCAGCTTGGAAGTTCAGCGAGACCGCTAAGAAGAAAATCCTTGAGGCCGGTGGCGAGGTCATAACCATCGAGGAGCTTATGGAGAGAAACCCGAAGGGTAGTGGAGTAATCATAATGGAGTGATGGGCCATGAGGATTATTAACGCTGAAGGACTCATACTCGGAAGGCTCGCCTCGAAGGTTGCCAAGATGCTCCTCGAGGGCGAAGAGGTCGTTATCGTCAACGCCGAGAAGGCCATCATCACCGGAAACCGCGAGGACATCTTCGCCAAGTACAAGCAGAGGACCGAACTCAGAACCAGAACCAACCCGAGGAGGGGCCCCTTCTATCCGAAGAGGAGCGACGAGATAGTCAGGAGAACCGTTAGGGGCATGCTCCCCTGGAAGACCGACCGCGGAAGGAAGGCCTTCAGAAGGCTCAAGGTCTACGTCGGCGTTCCCAAGGAGTTTGAGGGCAAGGAGCTTGAGACCATAAGCGAGGCCCACATGTCGAGGCTTGCCACGCCGAAGTACGTCACCGTTGGTGAAGTGGCCAAGTTCCTCGGTGGAAAGTTCTGAGGTGAGAAAGATGAGGGTCATCCAGACTGCTGGAAAGAGGAAAACCGCCATAGCGAGGGCCACCATAAGGGAAGGAAAGGGAAGGGTGAGAATCAACCACAAGCCCGTCGAGATAATCGAGCCCGAGATAGCGCGCTTCACCATTATGGAACCGCTCATCCTTGCCGGCGAGGAGATTGTCAGCAAGGTTGACATCGACGTCAAGGTCGAGGGCGGAGGCTTCATGGGTCAGGCCGAGGCCGCACGCGTTGCCATAGCAAGGGCCCTCGTCGAGTGGACCAACGACATGAACCTCAAGGAAAAGTTTATGAAGTACGACAGGACTATGCTCGTTGGCGACAGCAGGAGGACCGAGCCCCACAAGCCCAACCGCTCGACCAAGGGTCCGAGGGCCAAGAGGCAGAAGTCCTACCGTTGATGCCTTCCCTTTAACAATTTGAGGTGTGGGAAATGATAGTCCCCGTCAGGTGCTTCACCTGCGGAAAGGTGCTGGCAGACAAGTACTACGAGTTCAAGAAGAGGGTTGAGGCCGGGGAAGACCCTGGCAAGGTCCTCGACGACCTCGGCGTCGAGAGGTACTGCTGCAGGAGAACGCTCCTCAGCCACGTGGAGCTCATCGACCAGGTAATGGTTTATAAAGTCTACTAAAAACCGCAATTCTGGGCGGGGCCGTGGGGTAGCTTGGTCTATCCTCCCGGCTTGGGGTGCCGGAGACCCGGGTTCAAATCCCGGCGGCCCCACCAACATTCCGTTCACTGAAAAAACCTCTCTTGAAGGTGTGGAAGGAAGGGGTGGTGAGTATGTTCAAGTACACCCGCTTTGAGAAGGCCCGCATCATCGGTGCGAGGGCTCTGCAAATAGCGATGGGCGCCCCCGTGCTGATAGACGTTCCCGAGGGAATAACTCCCCTTCAAGCTGCCTTGATGGAGTTCGAGAAGGGAATAATCCCGCTCACCGTAATAAGGCCGAGCTGATGAACGATGACGGTGATAGAGAACGTAATCGGCAGGGTTGCAGTGCTCAAGGGGGGCAAATACTCCGTTGAGGTAGACGTCATAACCAGCTCGAGCTTTGGGCGGTTTGCCTCGCCGATAGACGAGAACCCGAGCCTCTACATAGCCGAGGCTCATCGCGCTGTGAGCGAGGTTGACGAGATAATCGGACCCGAGCTAATAGGCTTCGACGCAACCGAGCAGGAGCTGATAGACAGCTACCTCTGGGAGATAGACGGAACCGAGAACTTCGGCCACATCGGAGCCAACACCGCGCTGGCGGTTTCTATAGCCACTGCAAAGGCCGCCGCCAGCGAGAAGAACCTTCCCCTCTACAGCTATCTTGGTGGAACTTTCACCACTGAGTTGCCCGTTCCAATCCTTGAGCTCGGTCGGGGTGAGGAGTTCGACTACTACGTCATGGTTCGCGATTTGATGGAGATTACCGACGTCGTTGACGCTTTCAACAGCGTCCTTGAGAACGTTGAGGGCAACACCGTTGAGGCCTACTCAAAGGCCACCGAAAAGGCCACCGACGAGCTCGGCCTTGAGGTTGCCCTCGGGCTCGTCCAGAAGAAGGAGCTCGACATTGAAACCGTCCTCTCGACGGTTGAGGACAACAACGTCGCTTACATAAAGCCCATTGGCGGTGAGGAGCTCTTCCTTGAGCTCATAGCCGGAACCCACGGGGTCTTCGTTGACGGCGAGTACCTCTTCCGTGAGAAGGACATACTCGACAGGCGCTACTACAACGCGCTCTCCATAAAACCCATAAACCTGGGCACGCTCACCGACTTGTACAATCTCATAAACGACGCCAAGTCGGAGAGAATCGTTCCAATCCTCTCGGAGGCTCGCTACGAGTCCTCCGATGAGGCCCTTGCCCACCTCGCGGTGGGCTTCCGTTGCCCGGCGATGGTCCTGGGGAAGGACTCCATCGCCAGGCTGAACGAGCTGATAAGAATAGCTGAGGATTTGGGTGAAAGGGGCAGGATAATAACCTTTGAAGGATGAGGAGGTGTGAAGGAAATGGAGGAGTATCTCGTTCCACTCGACCAGTATCTGGCAGCGGGTGTCCACATCGGCACCCAGCAGAAGACCCAGGACATGAAGAAGTTCATATACCGCGTCAGGCAGGACGGCCTCTACGTCCTCGACGTCAGGAAGACCGACGAGAGGCTCAAGGTGGCCGGTAAGTTCCTCGCCAAGTTCGACCCGGAAAACATCCTGGCCGTTAGCGTCAGGCTCTACGGCCAGAAGCCCGTCAAGAAGTTCGGCGAAGTCACCGGTGCCAGGGCCATTCCGGGCCGTTTCCTCCCGGGAACCATGACCAACCCGCAGGTCAAGAACTTCTTCGAGCCGGACGTCATCATCGTCACCGACCCAAGGGCAGACCACCAGGCCATGAAGGAGGCCGTTGAGATTGGAATACCGATAGTTGCCCTCGTCGACACCGAGAACTTCCTGAGCTACGTTGACCTTGCCATTCCGACCAACAACAAGGGTAGAAAGGCCCTCGCGCTCATCTACTGGATACTCGCCAGGGAGATACTCTACAACAGGAAGGAAATCGAGAGCAGGGAGGACTTCAAGGTTCCCGTTGAGGACTTCGAGATGAGGATTGTGAGGACCTGAGGGGAAGGTTTTTAACTTTCCCCCTGTATTTCCCCTCGCGCGGGGGTGCCCGAGCCTGGCCAAAGGGGCCGGACTTAAGATCCGGTGCCGCAGGGCTTCGCGGGTTCAAATCCCGTCCCCCGCACCAAACCTTTAAAAGTTCCCCGTTGAACGAAACCCGTCAAGGTCATTTGAGGTGGTTGAGATGGCGAGATTCCCCGAGGCTGAAGCAAGAATCTTCAGGAAGCTTATCTGCATGCGCTGTGGCGCCACCAACCCCTGGGGCGCAAAGAAGTGCAGAAAGTGTGGTTACAAGGGGCTTCGCCCCAAGGCCAGAGAACCGCGCGGTGGCGGACGCTGATTAGGTTTTCTTCAACTTTTTCAGCGTTTCTTCCAGAAACTCTATTCCCTCTTTTAGCAGTTCCTCACCCTTCGGCGTAAGCTTGTAGTACTTTCTGGCCGGCTTTCCTGTTTCGCTCTCCTGCCATTCTGCCGTAACGTAGCCGTCCTTCTCCAGCTTGTACAGGACGACGTACGAGCTGACGGTTGCTGGCTCGAAGTCAAAGGCCTCTTTTATGCGCTCCTTGAGCTCGTAGGCGTACATCGGCCTCTCCTCGAGGAGCCGGAGTATGTAGAGCCAGAGCACCTCCTTCGTAACCTTATTCCTCAACCTCTCTATTGGCGTCGTCATGCTCCCACCTGTTTTACGTCTTGTAAATATTTTGGAAGCGTGTAATTTAAGCCTTTTGGGGATAAGGTTTTATACGTTCGCTTCCTAAGGAACCTCGGTGGTGATTATGGATTTCAACGTGAGTGGCATGTTTGGAGATATGGGCGTTGGAGCCCTCGTTGGATTCATCACCGGATACGCTCTCAAGAAACTCATGAAGCTGGCGATAGCTATAATCGGTGCCTACGTCCTGAGCCTATTCTACCTCCAGCAGAAGGGAGTAATAACAATAAACACAGACAAGCTATTCAACCTGACCGGTAGTCTTACCCAGCAGGTGGTCAGCCTCAGCCAGAAGGTCGTTGGAATCCTCCCGGGAACCAGCGCTTTCGTCGCGGGCTTTTACCTCGGTTTCAAAAAAGGATGAGGAATCAGACCTTCCCGCGGTAGAGAATCTTGATGAGCTCCTCGGGAAGGCCTTCCTTCTTGATTTTCTCCTCAACGAGCTTCTTCTCTTTCTCGTAGTCGACCTCGATGAACTTGGCGTGGAGCGTGTCAACGTCAACCAGCGCGAAGGTTGCCTTGTGGTTCTTGCTCGGCGGGTAGCCTATGCTTCCGGGGCAGATGACCCTACCGTACCTCGTCATCGCGTTGACCGGGTACTTCGGCGACGCCACGAAGAGTATCTCGTAGTCCTTGACAGGCCTCATTATGGCCTCGTAGTAGCTCGTCGGCTGGTCGGGAAGAACCTGCCCATCGAACGGGTTGAGCGGGCTTCCGTAGACGCCAAAGATGTCGTTCTTACCTATCTTGTCGACGAGGTAAATCGGCAGGTCCCTGATGAACTCCCTGCCCTCGTGGCCGAGCTTCTCCCAGGTGTACTTGAGGGCCTTCTTGATGTATGGTGGGTAGTCCAGCTTGTCGATGTAATCAGGCCCCTCCGCGTGCGGGTCGCTGGCGGCTATAACCTGGTCGAACTCACCGCGGATGACCTTGACGACGTTGTTCCTGATGAGGTCGTCGAGCGTGTCAAGGACCTCACTCGGGTACGGGAAGAGACCGACGACGTTTCCAAGGACGTAGTACTTCTCAATCTCATAACCTTCCTCCTTGAGAGCCTCAATCTTCTCGAGGGCCTTCGCCAGGGCGGGGAGGTTTCCGTTTATGTTCGCCAAAACAGCCACGTACACCATGATACCACCTCCGTTTTTTCTTACCTGAAGAAACTAAAAGCTCCAAGGTATTTAAACGTTTCGGGGCATTTGAGTTTTGATAGAAGGGTATTGAGAGGGCTCAGGGCATCAGAAGGGAAGGCGTCCCTTCTTTTTCTTGGCCCTCTTCTCCCTGTGCATGCTCTCAAGGTAGAGTAAGAGTGCGTCCTCTATCATCTCTCTCACCTCCTTTGGTTTTTGAATCTTGAGGTATCCTGCTCAATGGAACTCGTTTGTCAAACTTCGCGCTCGGCCTTTGTGAAAGCTGGCGGAAATGCCCGTTCTTACCAATGGGCAAAAGTCAGTCGTGCATTAGGCGAGTGCAACTTTGACTGGGGGTTTGACACTAAATGAAGCCCCTTTCGAGTAGTTTCGACTTTGTTTTCGGCGCCTAAAGGGCGCCTTTGAAGAGTGAAACACCGATTGAAGGAGCAAATGGAGGAAACCTGCTTAAAACAAGGACATGCCCGAGAAAGGCACCCAATTTTCCGCCAGCGCTTGCGCAAGCAGGGGCTGTGATGGCGGACCGGCGGGGCTTCGAACCCCGGACCTGCGGCTTAGGAGGCCGCCGCCCTATCCTGGCTAGGCTACCGGTCCACTGCCCGCTATTCCCTCCCGGGGAAGAGTATTTAAAGTTTACGGTTTACTTTTGGCGGTGATGGTGGTGGATGAGCTCGACATCAAGATAATCTCACTCCTCCAGAAAAACGCGAGGCTCTCCTACCGTGAGATAGCGAGGGAGCTGAACGTTGCTGTGGGAACCGTGTACAACAGGATAAAGAGGCTCGAAGAGGAGGGTGTTATCAAGGGTTACGCTCCGGTTCTTGATTACGAAAAGCTGGGCTTTGGGTTAACGGCGCTCATCGGAATCAAGGCGCAGGGGCGGAAGATAGCGGAGATAGAAAGAAAGATAGCCGAGAAAACCCGGGCGATGATGGTCTACGACATAACGGGCGAGTTTGACATCTTCGTCATAGCGAAGTTTAAGGACAGGGAGGACATGAACCGCTTCGTGAAGTGGCTTCTATCCCTGGATGGGGTTGAGAAAACGAACACGAGCGTGGCCATGCAGGTTGTGAAGGAGGAGCCAAGGTTAGCCCTTGAGGACTAACACCTCGTCGAGGAAGCGCTTTGCAAAGTCCTCGAAGCTCTCAACGGGAAGCTCCACTTCCTTTCCGTTGACCTTTCCCCTGAAAACGTAGCGTCTCGCCGTTATCTCCAGGATTTTTTTGAAGTCCGGGCTGGTCTCCACGGTTCTTTCGAGAACCCTCGTGAACTCGTCGCTGTCAACCTCAACGACAACTCCCTCTATAACCACCCTCTTTCCGCAATCCTCTTCGCTACACTCAAACTTGAAGGGAACGCCGGGGGCGAACTCTATCGGCAGGCTCAGCCCCTCGGCGTTGTAGATGAACCCCTTCATATCAATCCAACCTTATGAGGCTTTCAACCGGGAACTCGTATTCCTCCTGGAGTTTCTCAACGATGTCGCCGACGCTCACGAGGAAGAACATTCCTATCGGCTTTGCTCCGGCCTGCTTCGTCATCTCGACGAGGGCCCTCTGGGTTTCTCCGCTCCTTATCACGTCGTCCACTATGAGGACGTTCTCGCCCTTCTTGAGTGCCCACTGGGGAAGGTACAGGGTCATAACGGTTCCCGAGGCGCTGGGAACGTAGCTGACCTCGTAGAACTTCTCAACTCCGACTTCCTTCTTCTTCTTGGCGTAGACTATGTCCGCTCCGAGTTCCCTCGCTATGTGGACGCCGAGGGCTATTCCATCGGTTGCGGCAGTGAGCACCTTGTCGACGTCCTTGTCAAGGTACCTCCCGGCCACCTCTTCCGCTATAAGACTCATCAGGGCCGTGTCGCTGAGCACGGGCATGTTGTCGAAGAAGCCCCTCTCATCGAACTTTATCCTCTTCTTTACCTCCTCCTCAAGGTTTATGTAGGGCAGGAGGAGCTGGAGCAGTTCCCTCGTCCTCTCGGCGCTTGGAAGGACCTTTCCGCGAACGTACCTGTTCAGAACCGTTATCGGCAGTCCCGTTATTTTCGAGAGTTCCTCGTAGGTGTAGCTTTTCTTGAGGAGCCTCAACACCCTGATGAGTCTGAGCTTCTCCTGGACGGACTTTAGCTGGCTCATCCTCTCACCTCCGCGTGCCCGTTGTTTAACAAGAAAATGTATAAATACGTTTCGGTCATCCGAGAACCTTACGCCGGTACTCCTCTATGACGTCGCCGTATTCCCTCAGGAGAAACTCCTTTGTAACCGGTTCCCCATCTGGATGATTGATTCCAGGGCAGAATGAGTCCTCCTTAACGTAAATCTCCATCTTCTTCCCGTGTTTGATGAAGATGAACGGGTAGAGTCTGCATGCGAGGGGTCTGTGGGCGTAAATCCTGCACCTCTTTGTTTCAGGGTCGAGGAAAACGCACGCCCCGTCGAAGGGCCTCTTCTTTATGGCGTAGCCAAGGAACTTGTCCCCCCGATAGAAAAGTTTCTCATAATCCACGAACTCCCACGTGTTGTATCCAAGCTCTTCGATTCTCGTTATGTCCTCATCTCTTAGGGGAATTTCGAGTTCTTCACAACACTTTCCGCATTCCTCGAGGCATTTAAATTTGAAGGAAGGGTCGGACTCGACCTCGAGGGTTTCGAGGTCAATAGTCGCGACCCACCTCAAGGCTTCACCCCCGGTAGGTGCTCGCAATCAGCGTTTCGGTCATCTCAATCTCCGGAATCTTTCTGAGGACTTCGTCGTGGAACTTGTCAAGGTCCTCTATCCTTGGAACCTCCACGCGGAGTATTATGTCGTATTCGCCGTAAACCCTGTAGGCCTCCTTAACGCGTGGGTCCTTCTTGAGCTCCTCGTAGACCTTCTCCTCGTTTCCGGGCTTTACGACCACCAACACGAAGGCCTCAATCATACCCCGAACCCCCCTAAGTTGAACTTCTTGGCCATCTTGGCCAGCTTTCTCTTATTCATGCTCTTGAACATCTTCTTCATTTGGTTGTACTGGTTTAAAAGCTCTCTGACTTCAGACGTGCTCGTTCCCGAACCCCGGGCAATCCTCTTTATGCGGGAGTAGTTGATTATCTCCGGGTGCTCAAGCTCCTCCTCCGTCATCGAGTCCATTATTACGCGATACCTCTTAAGCTTCTCCTCCCCGACCTTAATCGCGTCATCTGGAAGCGAGTAGCCAAGGCCTGGAATCATCTGGAGTATCTGCTTGAGCGGGCCCATCTTCTGCATCGCCTCGAGCTGGGCGTACATGTCCTTGAGGTTGAATTTGCCCTTGAGGAACTTCTCAACGTCTTCCTCGGTGAATTCCTGCTGTTTCTGAAGCTCTTCAATCTTCTCAAGGAGTCCCTGGATGTCTCCAAGGCCGAGGAGCCTTGAAACGAAGCGCTTGGGGTCGAAGGGCTCCAAATCGTCTATCCTCTCGCCGACACCTATGAACTTAATCGGCGCCCCCGTTGCGGCAACGGCGGAAAGCGCTCCACCGCCCTTGGCCGAACCGTCGAGCTTCGTGACGATTATCGAGCCTATCGGAGTGGCTTCTTTGAAGGCCAGCGCCTGGTTGTAGGCCTGCTGGCCGATGGTTCCGTCTATGACGAGTATGACCTCGTGGGGCTTTATGGCCTCGCTTATCTGCCTCATCTCCTCGATGAGGCCCTTCTCCTCCTTGTGCCTTCCGGCGGAGTCCACGATTATGACGTCAACTCCTTTCTCGCGGAAGTGCTCAACCCCTTCCCTTGCGAGCTTGACCGCGTCCTTCTCGTTGGGGTCGCCGAAGACCTCTATGCCGTAGGGGTCGAGGAGCTGTCTGAGCTGGTGGTACGCTCCGGGACGCCAGGTATCGGAACATACGACACCGACCTTGTAGCCCCTCTTCTGAAGGTGCCTCGCCAGCTTAGCCACGCTCGTCGTCTTTCCTGAACCCTGAATACCGACGGTGAGCAAAACGGTCGGCTTTTCCTTTATCTCGAGGGGCTTCGCCTCGGTTCCTAGGAACTTCGTGAGCTCTTCGTAGACTATCTTGATGATGTGCTCCTTCCTGCTGACGCCCGCCGGCGGTTCCTCTTCGAGGGCCCTCTTCTGTATCGTTTTCGTGAGCTGAAGAACGAGCTTGACGTTGACGTCCGCCTGCAGGAGTGCCCTCTGGATGTCCCTAACTACCTCCTTTATCGTCGCCTCGTCAACGGTTCCGGAGCGCGCGAGCTTCCTGAGGGCGTTGTTAAGGGCCTTTCCAAGTTTTTCTAACGCCATCTCACCACCGTTACTATGAGGGCTGGGGAGTTTATAAACGGTTGGGTGGGGAAGCTCTGTATAAATGCACGCATTTTTCAAAAACAGCGATGATATGTCTCTTTTCTTTGAACAAAAGTGTTCAT
The Thermococcus sp. 21S9 DNA segment above includes these coding regions:
- a CDS encoding 30S ribosomal protein S9, whose product is MRVIQTAGKRKTAIARATIREGKGRVRINHKPVEIIEPEIARFTIMEPLILAGEEIVSKVDIDVKVEGGGFMGQAEAARVAIARALVEWTNDMNLKEKFMKYDRTMLVGDSRRTEPHKPNRSTKGPRAKRQKSYR
- a CDS encoding 50S ribosomal protein L40e, producing MARFPEAEARIFRKLICMRCGATNPWGAKKCRKCGYKGLRPKAREPRGGGR
- a CDS encoding Lrp/AsnC family transcriptional regulator, which encodes MVVDELDIKIISLLQKNARLSYREIARELNVAVGTVYNRIKRLEEEGVIKGYAPVLDYEKLGFGLTALIGIKAQGRKIAEIERKIAEKTRAMMVYDITGEFDIFVIAKFKDREDMNRFVKWLLSLDGVEKTNTSVAMQVVKEEPRLALED
- a CDS encoding YkgJ family cysteine cluster protein — translated: MRWVATIDLETLEVESDPSFKFKCLEECGKCCEELEIPLRDEDITRIEELGYNTWEFVDYEKLFYRGDKFLGYAIKKRPFDGACVFLDPETKRCRIYAHRPLACRLYPFIFIKHGKKMEIYVKEDSFCPGINHPDGEPVTKEFLLREYGDVIEEYRRKVLG
- a CDS encoding signal recognition particle protein Srp54, coding for MALEKLGKALNNALRKLARSGTVDEATIKEVVRDIQRALLQADVNVKLVLQLTKTIQKRALEEEPPAGVSRKEHIIKIVYEELTKFLGTEAKPLEIKEKPTVLLTVGIQGSGKTTSVAKLARHLQKRGYKVGVVCSDTWRPGAYHQLRQLLDPYGIEVFGDPNEKDAVKLAREGVEHFREKGVDVIIVDSAGRHKEEKGLIEEMRQISEAIKPHEVILVIDGTIGQQAYNQALAFKEATPIGSIIVTKLDGSAKGGGALSAVAATGAPIKFIGVGERIDDLEPFDPKRFVSRLLGLGDIQGLLEKIEELQKQQEFTEEDVEKFLKGKFNLKDMYAQLEAMQKMGPLKQILQMIPGLGYSLPDDAIKVGEEKLKRYRVIMDSMTEEELEHPEIINYSRIKRIARGSGTSTSEVRELLNQYNQMKKMFKSMNKRKLAKMAKKFNLGGFGV
- the rpsB gene encoding 30S ribosomal protein S2, which produces MEEYLVPLDQYLAAGVHIGTQQKTQDMKKFIYRVRQDGLYVLDVRKTDERLKVAGKFLAKFDPENILAVSVRLYGQKPVKKFGEVTGARAIPGRFLPGTMTNPQVKNFFEPDVIIVTDPRADHQAMKEAVEIGIPIVALVDTENFLSYVDLAIPTNNKGRKALALIYWILAREILYNRKEIESREDFKVPVEDFEMRIVRT
- a CDS encoding metallophosphoesterase — encoded protein: MVYVAVLANINGNLPALAKALEKIEALKEEGYEIEKYYVLGNVVGLFPYPSEVLDTLDDLIRNNVVKVIRGEFDQVIAASDPHAEGPDYIDKLDYPPYIKKALKYTWEKLGHEGREFIRDLPIYLVDKIGKNDIFGVYGSPLNPFDGQVLPDQPTSYYEAIMRPVKDYEILFVASPKYPVNAMTRYGRVICPGSIGYPPSKNHKATFALVDVDTLHAKFIEVDYEKEKKLVEEKIKKEGLPEELIKILYRGKV
- a CDS encoding 30S ribosomal protein S11, producing MSEETQQQVNLKKKEKWGVAHIYSSYNNTIIHITDLTGAETVSRWSGGMVVKADRDEPSPYAAMIAAKRAAEEAMEKGFVGVHIKVRAPGGSKSKTPGPGAQAAIRALARAGLRIGRVEDVTPIPHDGTRPKGGRRGRRV
- a CDS encoding FUN14 domain-containing protein encodes the protein MDFNVSGMFGDMGVGALVGFITGYALKKLMKLAIAIIGAYVLSLFYLQQKGVITINTDKLFNLTGSLTQQVVSLSQKVVGILPGTSAFVAGFYLGFKKG
- a CDS encoding DNA-directed RNA polymerase subunit K, whose amino-acid sequence is MFKYTRFEKARIIGARALQIAMGAPVLIDVPEGITPLQAALMEFEKGIIPLTVIRPS
- a CDS encoding Lrp/AsnC family transcriptional regulator, with translation MIEAFVLVVVKPGNEEKVYEELKKDPRVKEAYRVYGEYDIILRVEVPRIEDLDKFHDEVLRKIPEIEMTETLIASTYRG
- the rplM gene encoding 50S ribosomal protein L13, with amino-acid sequence MRIINAEGLILGRLASKVAKMLLEGEEVVIVNAEKAIITGNREDIFAKYKQRTELRTRTNPRRGPFYPKRSDEIVRRTVRGMLPWKTDRGRKAFRRLKVYVGVPKEFEGKELETISEAHMSRLATPKYVTVGEVAKFLGGKF
- a CDS encoding DNA-directed RNA polymerase subunit N, translated to MIVPVRCFTCGKVLADKYYEFKKRVEAGEDPGKVLDDLGVERYCCRRTLLSHVELIDQVMVYKVY
- a CDS encoding PadR family transcriptional regulator, translating into MTTPIERLRNKVTKEVLWLYILRLLEERPMYAYELKERIKEAFDFEPATVSSYVVLYKLEKDGYVTAEWQESETGKPARKYYKLTPKGEELLKEGIEFLEETLKKLKKT
- a CDS encoding DNA-directed RNA polymerase subunit D, which produces MEPKFEILEKREDSIKFIVSGIDVAFANALRRTILADVPTFAVDEVEFFENDSALFDEIIAHRLAMIPLTTPVERFSLDALELDDYTVTLSLEAEGPGMVYSGDLKSSDEGIKPANPNIPIVKLAEGQKLTLNAYAKLGRGKDHAKWQPGFVYYKYLTKIHVSKDVPDWEELKELAERRGLPVEEKKDEIVITTTKAFYLPRKFEAYEGEKIREEVVPGTFVFTVETNGELPVEEIVSIALKILMRKSDRFINELHKLAD
- a CDS encoding 50S ribosomal protein L18e; this translates as MVKRTGPTDINLRRLIRALRKKSNEEGVKIWKDIAWRLERPRRQRAEVNVSKINRYTKEGDTVIVPGSVLGAGKLEHKVTVAAWKFSETAKKKILEAGGEVITIEELMERNPKGSGVIIME
- a CDS encoding phosphoribosyltransferase family protein, which translates into the protein MSQLKSVQEKLRLIRVLRLLKKSYTYEELSKITGLPITVLNRYVRGKVLPSAERTRELLQLLLPYINLEEEVKKRIKFDERGFFDNMPVLSDTALMSLIAEEVAGRYLDKDVDKVLTAATDGIALGVHIARELGADIVYAKKKKEVGVEKFYEVSYVPSASGTVMTLYLPQWALKKGENVLIVDDVIRSGETQRALVEMTKQAGAKPIGMFFLVSVGDIVEKLQEEYEFPVESLIRLD